The Equus caballus isolate H_3958 breed thoroughbred chromosome 4, TB-T2T, whole genome shotgun sequence genome includes the window GGTGCAGCAGCAGCGGGGCGTAGAACTTTCGGAAGGACTGGAGCAGGAGCCCCTCGCTCTGGGCCGGCGGGGGCAGCTCCCCGGcgctgcagcagcagcagaagtcCAGCCGCAAGGCCTGGGCGGAGGCAGCGCCTCAAGGTGGCCCCAAAGCAGACCCCGGGACCGCCTCCCTCCCGTGGGTGGCTACCTTCCTCAGGTGCCCCTGCCAGCAGCGTGCCATGGGGACACGCCAGTGtgctgttttctttgcttttatttactacctttataaaatatctttgaattttgcaCCGTCCCGGAAACAACAGCTCCCTGTCAACCTcccatttgtattttatttcgTGACCTCTTGTACTTTAAGAGGTTTCATCATATTCCCCAAAATCACCAAAATGGAATTACTTTTCTATAAGACATTGGGGACCACATAGCTAAATATTCCAGCATGTTGTTGCTGCACCCAGCCCcgctctctgagcctctctgcAAAGTGGAGGTATCCCACCCCTGCCAAAATGGGGCTGGGGATGGGTGCTCGGTCCTGCCGCTGCCCCTACCTCCTGCCTCCTGCAGTCGAGAGAAAGCAGGGCCACAAAAGCTGACATCTGCAGCAGAAAGTCAAGGATCACCGCGAAACCGGAGGTCAAGGCAAAGGTTCGCACAGCCGGCATGGAGGTCAAGGCCCCTGGGGGGGGCAGGAGTGAACCTCAGGGTGGGAAGCCTGCTCAGAAATGGGTGCAGAGGGAAGGGGGCTGCCCGCACCCAACTACCTCCAAGTGGCACTTGGTGGGGAGGAGCTGCCCAGGCTCACCTAGGAAGAAGCAGATGGCCTCAGAGAGGCTGCACAGCAGCATGCTCGGGCCCACCCTGCCCAGGGCTCGGCCAATGTGGGCCTCCCGTTTCTCCCCGGCCCTCCGGGGCAGTCTCTGTGTGAAGAAAGCAGGGACAGGGTCCAGAGCCTGCCAAGGACTCCGTCCCTCACAGGCCAGCAGAGAGCTGACACGTGCCCTCACTCCCCGAGGCAAGGCCATTGCCCACAGACTCAGCCAGGCCTGAGGAACTAGCCTGACCTTCCCTAGTCTGGAGTGGACCCTGCTAACACTCTGCTCTGCCACGTCTTCCACTTCTCAGGGTCTGACCCAGAGGAACGCTTGGCGTGGTTCAGGATGTGCATGGCATCCTTGCTCCAACACATCACTAGAACCCTAAATGTTCACCAATGGGAGAGGCTAAATCTACTGACTTGGCCTTCCGTGGACTGCTGTGTGTCAGCACAAAGATGGGAGGTGGCTCCAAAGTGCTGCGTGACTCCCTTACCAACAGCATGTGGGGCTGACAGAGACCAAGTTCAGGTGACACACGTGGTATGAACGTATTTATGTGAAAGATAAACGCAAAGCACTGCGTTTTCTGCAGGAATTTTAAACATGAACGTCAATGCCTAAGAAGAGTCTGCAAGAAGCCCAACAGGGTTGTGTCTGGGAGTGGAGGGGTGGCTGGGGGCATGCAGAACTCCTGCCCTCTTACCTGGTACTCAAGAACAAAGATGAAGATGTTGTCAGCCCCTACGGCGAGCACCAGGAAAGGCACCACTTGAAGGATCACCAGCGAGGAGGGGATGTCCAGGTAGGAGAAGAAGCCCATGGCAGCCACAACCGCTCCCAGCACCACAGCCACTCCGCCCAGGCCCAGTGTGGCCTTGGAGTCCACCTGCAATGAGACCAGGCTCAGCCTCCTGGCTGCAGGGCTGCCCaatgtgcccccacccccagctagAGGAAGGCAGTGGGCAGCAGGCGGGCTTGCTCAGTGCTTCTGTGTTCCAGCCACTCCGCAGAGCAAGGGCAGGCCCACGCGAGCCTGCCACTTTTTTCTTGAGCACACATTGtaggacattttaaatattagcttTGCATTTGCACAAGTCGGGGTGTCAGGGAGCAGAATGAAAGCTCAAATGGCCTTTTGAATCAGAAGACTTCCAAGAATTGTCACCCCTTGGGGGAGCCACTCTGAGTGGTCTGCTTTGCTGTTTCAAGATGCTCTAGTTGGAAAGCTTCTAGACACCCTTATGCGCCATTCCACCCTCGCTGTGCCCCTCCTACTTCTCACCCGCACTCGGCGCCAGCTGGAGTAGCTGCCCAGGGCCAGGGAGATGTACAGGAAGATGACTATGTAGCTGACAGCAAAGATGGGCAGGTCCTGGAATGTGGTGCGGTTGATCTCATCCTCCAGGGAGCGCTGTGGACATACACCCGACCAGCCCCACTGACCACGCCAGCTCCAGCCAGCCTGGCTCCCAAGAGCTTCGCCAGTGGGTGCTACATGCGTGGCCCACTGTGAGCCCAGCAAGGCTGCAAGAACATTGTCACATCACTCCGTCCTCCTGAGCAGGCGGCCACTGGCCCAGGGTCACTCAGGAGGGGGGAGGCCAGGACGGGGACACAGGAACCCACCCGAAGACACCTGGGTCATCCCCTGGAGCCGGGGACCCACAGCCCCTACCTCTGCCATGAATGTGACCTGGAACATGCCGGCTGTCCGACGCTGGAAGGCTCGCATCTCCTCTAAGAAGCCCCACTCCCAGAGCTTAGCCTGGGCCAGCCGGGGGTCCCCAGAAGGGTAATTGTTGAGGGAGAAGGTCATTATCAGGGCATCAGCCTCAGAATAGTCCTTCCCTGGGATGAGAAATGCTCAGCCACCCTCCGGCCACACTCCCGCtccccctcctccatcctcacccctgcctcctccacccccatTCCAGCCtcactctgcctctcctccctggctccagctgcacccctgcctcccctctccccacctccctcaacCGAGTCATTGTCTGACCCCCTACACCCCACTTCCCTCTCTCAGCCAAGGGCAAGGCCTTTGGGCCCAGGCACAAGACCAGAGGATCTGAGCAGCACAGGAGAAGATGCAGGAGGTGGCAGAGAAAGGCAGGACAGGCAGGTCTGCAGCCCCCTCAAGCCCACCCCAGGCAGCAGGAAGCCCATCACCACCCCACCTTCCTGTCCATTACTCCTGCCCCATATTCCCCCTTGTTGGCCTCCCCTGGAGCCACTCAGCTTACCTTTGTAGCCCCCTATGGCGAGGAAAGGGAAGACGGGGGCCCCATAGTCAGCCATGCAGCTCAGTGCCAGGGCTGTGCCATCTTTAAAGGTGAGTGGGGCActagaaggagagggaaagacCATTCCTAGCCCATTCCTGCTCCCATCACCACAGCCCCAGCACCCCGCCCCAGGCCCCCAGCACCATCGCCTGACCCTGTGTCAGAACCATTTCTCCCAATAAAATATCACGCGGCCCAACACAGAGTGGACTGGAGCTCCCCAGAGCAGGGGCTGCCCGAGCTCTCATCTCCCCCTACACCAGCCTGATCCTGCAGGCTCCATCATCATCTCATTCCAGATGATATGGTTGGGTGAGCATCACACACAAGGTCCCCCATGGTGGGGGCCAGGACCTGGGCCCCCAGACTCTGCCACAAGCCCCTGAGTCCTAAACACCGACAAAAGCAGGCAAACCAGGCAGGCCTCAAGTGCCCACAGCCTTCTTCTCCCACTGACCCAGAACCCTCCAGGCCCTgagtttggatttcttttttttgtggacAGTATACCAGCCtggcaaccttgggcaagtctctacACCCTTCAACTGAGCCCTTTCTGGAAGCGCATCACAGGTACCTGGACAAGGCACTCAGAGCAAGTGAGCACACTGGCCACCAGCTCTCCTGGGAGTGCaggctgctgtgtgaccttgagcagctCACCACGTACACTcccccgagcctcagttttcctgccTCTGAAATGGGGATAATTGGATCACCCAAGAGTTGTTGTGAGCATCTAAAACCGAAATAAAGCCGACGCAAGGACTGGACACATGGGGCCCGACCTGCCTCCCTGACCTGCCAGTTCTGAGAGCCAGCCCGGGGGCCAAGGCTCCCTTGAGGGGTGGGGACTGGGGACAGAGAGCCCTGGCTCTCTCCTCAAAGTGCACCCTGGGGtccctgggagccctggagacCCTTTCAAGAGTctgcaaggtcaaaactattttcataataacactaaGAGGCTATTTGCCCTTTTCACTCTCGAGTGTATACAGTACAGACAATTCACTGATATGgcttcagattccacattgcagcTAACATTGAAGAAAAGACCACTTGTTGAGTTTTGACGTAGCATCAAAGAAGACCCACAGTTATCTGGAAAGGATATTAcagccctcctcccccttccGGCTCCATGTGTGTGAGGCCAGGAATTCCCACTATGCTTCAACCAACAGACCGAACAGAGAACGAGATGCCATAACCCAGCCATCACCTATTAAGCAAAACACTAAAGAGATCTGCAAAGATGCAAAACAATGCCATcttatcactgatttttttttttgtttggaaaacattgttatttttcataaaaatatgctatttgCATCAACATGTAATGAACTTATTATtcttaaagaattaataaatattttctcatttctcagttTTACTTTCTCACGTGGGAAATGTCGGTAGATAGACCCTCTACCCCAGCTGGAGCTCATCGTCTGAGTGTGAAGGGGCCCTGAGACCAGACATTTGAGGACCTCAGCCCACTCCAACCTCGGACAGCCTCGGCCGCTGCCCGCCCACCCGTTCCCCTCCAGGGAGCGGCAGCTCACGGACCTTCACTCTCGGTCCTGAGGCCCAACGGACTCATTGGCATCCTGTTTGCACCACAGCAGAGTGGAAACAGCAGAGAGCGATCCCTGAATTGTGTGAGGGTTTgtggcccaggccctgccctggcctgAGGGCCCCTCATGGACTACTTATGTGATGATGGCCTGCCCAGGCCCTGCACAGAAGCAAAGAGGAAACGAAGAAGCACAAACATGAGAGTGGGGCCATCAGATTGCTCTGTGACACTTAAAGCAGAACGTGCAAGGCTGCTCCCTGCAGAAAGGCTGAGTGGGCTATGGGCTGGGAAGGCCAGGATGGCCATGTGCAAATCTGTTACAGTGAGCGGGAACTCCACTGAGGGAGTGGGGCCCGAGAAGGAGTGTGGAGAGAAACGGCGTGTTGTGGCCCTGAGACTGAGACACAGAGCACGCAGGGTCCTTGGCCAGGCTGTGTGCCTGGCCTGGGTTCCGGGAGGCCCAGATGGCCCCCCCACCCAGGACAGCCATCAAGGACTCACTTGGCACAGTAGAGAAAGTGGTCCCTCCAGTCCACCAGGGAGGTCTGCCCGGCCAGCATCTGGTTGGCCGTGAGCAGCAGGCGCGTCCGGTTGTTCTGGAAATACTGTAGGAGGCTGTTGACGCAGCAGTCAGAGAGACTGGTGTTGTGCGGGTTGAGGGGGGCGTAGCAGATGTCCTGCAGTGACACATGGCGCTGCTCCTCCGGCGACCACACCTGGAGGTGCCGCAGCTTCTCCTGCAACTCCAGCAGCTCCAGCAGCAGGTCAGGAGCCAGGACCCCACTGAAGTTCTTGGGCCCCAGCAGCAGGGAGTCATACTGGTAGCTGGGCCGGTTAGGAGCTGTCAAGATCACCTGGTTGGTTCGGAAGAAGGGGCCAAAATGCTGGTCATGGAATGCCTTCTCGCTCCGGGCTTGGCTGTTGGGGGCCGACCACAGCTCCACGGGGTCCATGGTCAGTTCCATAAAGCCCAGGCCACTTGCCAAGGCCACCACCACAGCGACAGACACCACCAGGATGGTCACCGGCCACGAGGCCACCCAtgtgccccagccctggaagcACTGACTAAGGAAGGTGTGGGTGGAGAGGCTGAGCCTGTCGAAGAGGCTGGTGCCCACCTTGGGGTCCAGCGTCCTGCCCTTGCCCCCGCAGGAGGCCAGGCGGGGCCGCACGAGGAAGGCAGTCAGCACAGCGAAGAGTGAGCAGAGGATGATGACGACGGCCAGCCAACCCGCCATCCGGCCCAGGCGGAAAGTGGTGTCCAGGGCCTGGGGCTGTGCAATGACCGGGCAGGAAGCAGCACAGTCCTGGCAGGAGCAGGCCGCCGTGCCGTCCCCTTGAGACTCATTGCAATGTGCAGTCTCCCCATTCAGAGGCTGCATCCCGCTCCCTGGGGTCTGGCCGGGCTCCCACAGGTGGAAGGTGATGTCCAGGGGTGCCAGGCCATTCCCTGTGTCCCCCTGGAAATTGAGCCAGCGCTGGGCATTGCAGAGGGCAGAGCCGTAGACGCCACACATGGTACTCACGGCCAGTGTGGCGGCAGCGGGGACACGCACCCGGCTGCAGGAGTCGTAGGTCTGCTCAGCAAAGCTGCGCTGGTAGGAGGCCTCATAGGCCACCACAGCCCGGGGCTGGCTGCCCCCCTGCCCGGCCACGCGGGTCACGTTAATGAAGAGGCTCTGGTTAGGGCTACAGGTGTTGTGGCAGTGCAAGTTCACGAAGTTGTCAGAGCAAGCCGGGCAGCGGGTCAAGAGGGCCTTGGTGACCGCCAGGCTGGCCTCCAGGGACACCAGCTGCTGGAGGGAACAGCAGGCGTAGGTGGAGCTAGGGCCAGTGTAGAGGCGGGGGCAGATGTGCTGTAGGAGGGTCAGGTGGTCGCCTGTGACTTGGCGGGCAGGCGTGTTGGACAGACAGGACACATTGGACAGCGTACCCAGGCCTCCGGACAGTTCTGGGTTCTTCCCGCACTCATCATAGAAGGCGCAGTAGCCAGGCTGGTGAATGGGCGTGTACAGCTCACCCTGGGCCTGAGGAGCAGGGCAACATCACCATGGGGCCCAGCACTGGTCAGCACCACCAGGTGGCTGACAAGGCAATAGGCGGCCGGCAGTCAAGGAGGGCATGGGGGGTAGGAAGGATGCAGAGCAGGAGAGGTGAGGAGTGATGCTGGGCAGCTCCATGCTGCCAGGGGACTTAAGGGAGATGGGTGCCAGAACAGCACACAGGACCTCCCTGCAGTGTCTGGTGGTGATGGGTGGATGGGCACACCAGGCCTTCATCCTGAGTGACAGGGTCACTGAAGAGAGGGAGGTGACCTGACAGAGCTACATTTAGCAAAGTCACACCAGACAGTGAGGGGTTGGCCAGGAGACTATTGGAGGCCACTGGGGGGTCCTGCAGAGAAACAGTGGCCCCTGGACAAGTCAGGGGCTGACTCCATCGGGTCAGgtgggtgccaggccctgttgCCATCACAGTTGGCCGAGGTGATGCCCAAGCTGCAGGCCACATCCGGAATCTCGGGGCCCCTCTTGGAGCTCCTGTGCAGAGCTTCCCCTGTCCTCACCTGCTCAGGGCCGAAAGCCTTCACCCACCCTCCCAGACGTGCAAGCAAGTGAGAAACGCAAGAGGCAAGAGCCCCAGATCTCCTCCCAACCCCAGATGCTAAATCCTCCTTAGATGATCATCCCCCTGAACCCATCCCACCAGCACCCCAGGACTGGAGCCTCCCTCGATCTCCCATCAGCCACCTCAGGCCAGGACATTCATGGCAGACTGGGGATGGGAGGCACTCGGTCATATTGGGTGCAGATGccccctccccaacacttgtGTCCATCTAACCCCATGACCTGAAAACTTGGACAACCCAGGACCCCCGACCTGCACCCCTCCTCTGGGGTGCCTGGGATCCCCATCTGTCCAGAGACCGGCCCCCTAGACCCCAGGCCCTCCCTCACTGTTGCCAAGCAGCCTCCTTCCCAGTACCCGCTATGGGAGGCAGCGGGGGCCTGGACACAGGCTCCGGGACTCACCAAGTGCAGGAGCAGGACCCAGAGCAGCCAGCCCCTCAGGTTGGCCTCCGCCATCCTGAAAGGATCAGAGGGGAAGCAGGGCCAGGCTGAGGGGACAGCAGGAACAGCCGAGGGCTGGCTGCAGGGGAGGCACAGCAAGGCAGCCTCCTCACCAGGGACAACCTGGCCTGACTGGGTTGGGGACCAACGGAG containing:
- the NPC1L1 gene encoding NPC1-like intracellular cholesterol transporter 1 isoform X1, which produces MAEANLRGWLLWVLLLHLAQGELYTPIHQPGYCAFYDECGKNPELSGGLGTLSNVSCLSNTPARQVTGDHLTLLQHICPRLYTGPSSTYACCSLQQLVSLEASLAVTKALLTRCPACSDNFVNLHCHNTCSPNQSLFINVTRVAGQGGSQPRAVVAYEASYQRSFAEQTYDSCSRVRVPAAATLAVSTMCGVYGSALCNAQRWLNFQGDTGNGLAPLDITFHLWEPGQTPGSGMQPLNGETAHCNESQGDGTAACSCQDCAASCPVIAQPQALDTTFRLGRMAGWLAVVIILCSLFAVLTAFLVRPRLASCGGKGRTLDPKVGTSLFDRLSLSTHTFLSQCFQGWGTWVASWPVTILVVSVAVVVALASGLGFMELTMDPVELWSAPNSQARSEKAFHDQHFGPFFRTNQVILTAPNRPSYQYDSLLLGPKNFSGVLAPDLLLELLELQEKLRHLQVWSPEEQRHVSLQDICYAPLNPHNTSLSDCCVNSLLQYFQNNRTRLLLTANQMLAGQTSLVDWRDHFLYCANAPLTFKDGTALALSCMADYGAPVFPFLAIGGYKGKDYSEADALIMTFSLNNYPSGDPRLAQAKLWEWGFLEEMRAFQRRTAGMFQVTFMAERSLEDEINRTTFQDLPIFAVSYIVIFLYISLALGSYSSWRRVRVDSKATLGLGGVAVVLGAVVAAMGFFSYLDIPSSLVILQVVPFLVLAVGADNIFIFVLEYQRLPRRAGEKREAHIGRALGRVGPSMLLCSLSEAICFFLGALTSMPAVRTFALTSGFAVILDFLLQMSAFVALLSLDCRRQEALRLDFCCCCSAGELPPPAQSEGLLLQSFRKFYAPLLLHPVTRAVVLLGFLALFGGCLYLASHISVGLDQELALPKDSYLLDYFLFLNRYFEVGAPVYFVTTGGYNFSSEAGMNAICSSAGCDSYSLTQKIQYATEFPEQSYLAIPASSWVDDFIDWLTPSSCCRLYTSGPNKDEFCPSTINALACLKYCVSFTLGPIRPSVEQFHKYLPWFLNDPPNTNCPKGGLAAYSTSVDLGPEGQVLASRFMAYHKPLKNSQDYTEALRAARVLAANITADLRKVPGTDPAFEVFPYTLTNVFYEQYLTVIPEGLFMLSLCLVPTFAVCYLLLGMDLRSSLLNLFSIVMILVDTVGFMALWGISYNAVSLINLVTAVGISVEFVSHITRSFAISTKPTRLEKAKEATISMGSAVFAGVAMTNLPGILVLGLASAQLIQIFFFRLNLLITLLGLLHGLVFLPVILSYLGPEVNPALVLEQKRAEEAAAARTASCPKHPTPTDMVSSIYVNYGFELPAKSAGGSGFLPHSGQEF
- the NPC1L1 gene encoding NPC1-like intracellular cholesterol transporter 1 isoform X2 — encoded protein: MMSAGRTQNCPEAWLVSLEASLAVTKALLTRCPACSDNFVNLHCHNTCSPNQSLFINVTRVAGQGGSQPRAVVAYEASYQRSFAEQTYDSCSRVRVPAAATLAVSTMCGVYGSALCNAQRWLNFQGDTGNGLAPLDITFHLWEPGQTPGSGMQPLNGETAHCNESQGDGTAACSCQDCAASCPVIAQPQALDTTFRLGRMAGWLAVVIILCSLFAVLTAFLVRPRLASCGGKGRTLDPKVGTSLFDRLSLSTHTFLSQCFQGWGTWVASWPVTILVVSVAVVVALASGLGFMELTMDPVELWSAPNSQARSEKAFHDQHFGPFFRTNQVILTAPNRPSYQYDSLLLGPKNFSGVLAPDLLLELLELQEKLRHLQVWSPEEQRHVSLQDICYAPLNPHNTSLSDCCVNSLLQYFQNNRTRLLLTANQMLAGQTSLVDWRDHFLYCANAPLTFKDGTALALSCMADYGAPVFPFLAIGGYKGKDYSEADALIMTFSLNNYPSGDPRLAQAKLWEWGFLEEMRAFQRRTAGMFQVTFMAERSLEDEINRTTFQDLPIFAVSYIVIFLYISLALGSYSSWRRVRVDSKATLGLGGVAVVLGAVVAAMGFFSYLDIPSSLVILQVVPFLVLAVGADNIFIFVLEYQRLPRRAGEKREAHIGRALGRVGPSMLLCSLSEAICFFLGALTSMPAVRTFALTSGFAVILDFLLQMSAFVALLSLDCRRQEALRLDFCCCCSAGELPPPAQSEGLLLQSFRKFYAPLLLHPVTRAVVLLGFLALFGGCLYLASHISVGLDQELALPKDSYLLDYFLFLNRYFEVGAPVYFVTTGGYNFSSEAGMNAICSSAGCDSYSLTQKIQYATEFPEQSYLAIPASSWVDDFIDWLTPSSCCRLYTSGPNKDEFCPSTINALACLKYCVSFTLGPIRPSVEQFHKYLPWFLNDPPNTNCPKGGLAAYSTSVDLGPEGQVLASRFMAYHKPLKNSQDYTEALRAARVLAANITADLRKVPGTDPAFEVFPYTLTNVFYEQYLTVIPEGLFMLSLCLVPTFAVCYLLLGMDLRSSLLNLFSIVMILVDTVGFMALWGISYNAVSLINLVTAVGISVEFVSHITRSFAISTKPTRLEKAKEATISMGSAVFAGVAMTNLPGILVLGLASAQLIQIFFFRLNLLITLLGLLHGLVFLPVILSYLGPEVNPALVLEQKRAEEAAAARTASCPKHPTPTDMVSSIYVNYGFELPAKSAGGSGFLPHSGQEF